gactcctgcatgtgtgtgtgtgtgtgtgtgtgtgtactaggagTGGGCGATATACCGGTTTGATAGTAAAAACCGGTATTGTGCCGCGCCATGATATGGATTTAGCAATATCATGGATACCGCGATTTATTCAGAATTCATAAATTCAAATTTTGCATCAATATTTTTTTGTTCCAAATTTCAACTGAGTGATAGTACTAAGTAgctacatcttttttttttttttttatccaacctTTCTTGGTTCTTACGAATAAAAGAATGTATGTTAATATGTTGACCTATTTTTATGAGCGCACGTCGCATGCACTTGTTGCACGCATGTAGTGCTAGCAACAAAGAAGTGTGCAGGCAGCTGCAGTTAGGAGGCAGGTTAACTATTGGGGGAAAACTTTACAATCCAGGATGAGCGAAAACACAGAAATTGATGTTGCTCAAGAGCAGGAGGATAAATTGGTTAAGAAGAAAGGGGGCACCTCTGTTGTTTGGAACTGTTTGGCTTTAAAATCTCCGACCCCGACCAAAACACTACCCTATGCAAGTTGTGTCGTCGTGTTGTCTTAGCAAAAGGTGGAAACACGACCAACCTGTTCAATCACTTAAAAAACATACATGTCCGTGAGTATGAACAATGCACCAGAATGCGTGAGACAGTAAGCCCAGGAGCTCGCCCGAAGACAAGCCAGACTCGCACTCAACAATCAATTATATCATCATTTGCTGCCGGTACTTGCTATGAGAAGACGAGCAAAAAATGGATAGACATCACAGCTGCGATTACAAATCACATAGCGAAGGACATGGTACCGATTCAAACTGTGGAGAAAGAGGGGTTCAGAAAGTTGATTCAAACTCTGGACCCAAGATATGAGATCCCGAGCCGCAAATATTTTAGCCAAAAATGCCTGCCACAGCTTTACACAGAATGCTGGGACAGAGTTTACAGTGAGATAAATAACATTCCATTCTTCTCCACTACTGCCGATCTATGGTCAAGTCGTACCACAGAACCTTATATAAGCCTCACAATCCATTACATAGACGGTGACTGGAAACTGAAAAGTAAGTGCCTACAGACGTCTTATTTCCCAGACGACCACACCGGGGAAATAATTGCAGGTGGGCTGAGGGACATACTGTCGTCCTGGGGATTAAAAGAGTCGCGTCAAGTTTGTATGACGACCGACAGCGGATCGAACATGATCAAGGCATTGCAGCTGAACAAGTGGGCAAACCTTGGATGTTTCGGACACAGGCTGCACAATGCTATTGGTAAGTTTCAGGactgtagcctaggcctacCCTGTATGATGCTTATTATTAAGAAAAAATACAGCTCACATCAGCCATGTACCGTAGGCTAAATCTAAGCACATCAGATTTGTAAAATGTGTAACAGTTGAATGTAAATGCCGTAAATCCTCAAACAAAGATTAAAAGTTATATTGTATTGTGATttctatataaaaatgcattattattaattattattgtaTTGTGATTCGATTATTTTTCACCCTATTATTTTGATTTCTTATTCCCAATTTCCAGAGAGGAGTGTCCAAAACGCTCCCGGGCCACAGGGGTGTGCGATTTCCCGGGCCACAGGGGTTTGCAAAAAGGTGGTTAGCACGTTCTCATACAGCTGGAAAAAGCAGAAGGCCCTGATGACAGCACAGAATGAACTAAGCCTGCCCCTGCACAAGCTCATCACAGAATCTCCGACAAGGTGGGGATCTCGTCTGAAAATGATGGAAAGAGTCCTGGAGCAGGAAAAGGCCATTACACAGGTCCTGGCAGGGGACAAAAAGACACGGCACCTTGTACCTACCTGGCAAGACATCCAGGTCTTGGAATCAGTCACAGCAGCACTGAAGCCACTCCAGGACTTTACAGATGCCCTGTCAGGAGAAGCGTATGTGAGCGTGTCCTATTTGAAGCCTGTCATCAATCTGTTAAATGCAGAGGTTCTAAATCTGAGCAAGGACGATACAGAACTGACCAAAGAGATCAAGATCAAGGTTCTTGATTACTTGAATAACAAGTACACTGACCCTGCAACAGATGAGCTGCTCTCCATGGCTACCTTTCTAGATCCAAGGTTCAAGACCAGGTACATGTCCGCTGAGAAACTGGAGGACATTAAGGTATTTATTCatttgttcttgttttattgcttcaaatgtaaagcactttgggcTGCATTTTATGTATGAaaggtgctatacaaataaagtttaattattttcattttttaagGTGAGAGCTGCCTCAGAGACCGAAGCCCTCCTGGTGGAGAACACAGCCCTGGGAAAATCGTCTCTTGCAGAGGATCACACTGACAGGGAGAAAGAAGCTTCCACTGCTCATCAATCAGGCAAGAAGCCCAAGAAGAGCCTTGGGAGCTTCTTTAAGCAGACCAGCAGTGCACCTGCCTCATGTTCAGAGAGGCAGATCATTGAGCAAGAGCTGAATAGCTACATTCTGGCAACGGCAGCAGACAGCGAGTCTGATCCTTTGGAGTGGTGGCGATTTCACGGATCTAATTTTCCACGTGTGAGTTGTCTGGCAAAGAAATACTTATGCATCCCTGCACAAGTGCCCCCTCTGAGAGGGCATTCAGCACTGGGGGCAATGTGGTGACATGTCACAGGGCAGCACTAAAGCCAGAAACAGTCAACATGCTGGTATTCCTGGCACGGAACTTGTGAAGAAAGTTCTAGTGAAGATTTGTTGATATTGTTGATAATTGATGGTTGAGGCTTGAAAGGTTTAGTTTCAAACGGTTAGTTTTTTACATATCTACGGACCGtagccaaaacaaacacacgtatTTGAATTTGTAATTACCTTATTTTCTTTATCTcctgttattttttatttaattttacttAATAtctcatttatatatatatatatatatatatatataggcctacctaCCTCATGTTTACGGAATGCATGTTTgcacaatacaaataaaaacttTTCAGGTCCATACGGTCCAATGCCTCACTCTTTCTGGTTATATAAGgttcaaatacatatttttccttAACTAATATAATTTAACCAAGAAGGGATATTAAAATGTGATTCATATTTTTTTACGTCATATATCGTGATATCATATCGATATCGTCTGGACAGTGGAAAATATCGACGTTgactcctgcatgtgtgtgtgtgtgtgtgtgtgtactcccgCGTGTGCATCCAGCGGCGTGTGTATGGGTGCCGgcctgcgcgcgtgtgtgtatgtgtgtcattaCGGCGGAGTCTTTCA
The Osmerus eperlanus chromosome 17, fOsmEpe2.1, whole genome shotgun sequence DNA segment above includes these coding regions:
- the LOC134038067 gene encoding E3 SUMO-protein ligase ZBED1-like, with protein sequence MTAQNELSLPLHKLITESPTRWGSRLKMMERVLEQEKAITQVLAGDKKTRHLVPTWQDIQVLESVTAALKPLQDFTDALSGEAYVSVSYLKPVINLLNAEVLNLSKDDTELTKEIKIKVLDYLNNKYTDPATDELLSMATFLDPRFKTRYMSAEKLEDIKVRAASETEALLVENTALGKSSLAEDHTDREKEASTAHQSGKKPKKSLGSFFKQTSSAPASCSERQIIEQELNSYILATAADSESDPLEWWRFHGSNFPRVSCLAKKYLCIPAQVPPLRGHSALGAMW